The following is a genomic window from Micropterus dolomieu isolate WLL.071019.BEF.003 ecotype Adirondacks linkage group LG12, ASM2129224v1, whole genome shotgun sequence.
ATGTTAGTTTTGTTCACCCCACCTTgctttaatgtgtattttcttatctgttttgtagtgttttatctggagctgctgtaacaAGTGAATTTCCTTAGTGTGGGATCAATACAGTCTCTTATCTTAAGTGTTTTTGTATTAACCTAAACTTGTCATATCGCTTCATTTCTATTTTCAGAACTCCAGGATGCTTCATGTCAAGCTCAGTCAGTCCCTTTACTTTGGTGCCTTCACTGTCCTGGATTTCCACACTCATCCTCCTCGCCACGATACACTCATGTAGAGGTAAATTACACACATCCCTAACAGTCTAGTTTATGTTTACATGTAAAGTTATTCTGCTGATTTTGGACTAAACAAGTGTATTCTGCAGAAATAACCACCATAATGCTGTTTCTTTTCTGCTCAGTCTAATGTGATTGGTCCATCCAAGCCAATACTGGCAATGGTTGGTGAGGACATCACTTTGCCATGTTACCTGGACCCTGTCATGGATGCTTTCAGCATGACTCTGGAATGGGCGAGAACTGACCTGGACCCTAGATTTGTCCTTGTGTGGCGTGACGGTGTGGAGCTAGAGAGTAAAAAACATGGATCCTACGAGGGAAGAACGTCACTGTTTAGTGATGAACTGAAGAACAGAAACATTTCACTGAAACTCTCCAAAGTTTAAATATCTGATGCAGGAagatacattacatttagccaacacttttatccaaaagcAACTTAAATTGTTATAACTGTCAGAAGTCGCATGTCTCcggagcaactaagggttaagtgtcttactgaTGGatacattggtggatgtgtcacagtggggagttgaacccaggtctcacacaaaaggcatgtgtcttaaaCAGTGCTCCATTTCCACCCCAGTGATACAAAGATGCAGATGCGTCATCCCAGCACTGAGAACAGACtcagctgttctgcttgttGTAGGTATGTTGGTGTATTTTGTCTTCAAAGTGAATTTTAAACCTTTAGTTGTGAAAGTAATGTTAAGGACAACTCTGATTCACACAGTGTCATACTGGGAACTGACTGGTACAATTTCAGTCCTCAACTGGTTTTCCCCAAGAGCTGCTTGATGGTACTTACAGAAGAAGCCAAGAGCATTAAATGTACTCAGTTTTTTTGCAGATCCATGCAGTTTTATCAGACCTCCCAGTTTCAAGCAAGTACTTGTGTATTTGTTCCCTTGTATCCCAAATGTACAGTTATATTAACTTCATTAAAGATTCAGCAGGTATTTCTGTTAGTCCAGAGTGAGGACCTTAACGTCATACTCTCAGGGTGTTCCTAATCCAGAATTTGTTATATAGCTCTTTCTTTATCTCCCTCTTGCTTCTCTTTGGCCTCAGACTCTCCACTGAGAGATCTGTCCACTGAACCTTCATACTACAAACTGACACCCTGATGTGCTATTTCAGAAAATTCAGAGCTCGTTAAGTTCATCAAGGGAAGAATATTGAGCATCATGACAATTATTCCAGTAGTTGATATTTTTAGGGCTGCTCACTAAATGTTGATTTTTATCATATTCAGCCTCAATTGGCCCTTGTCAATTGAGTTGACTTGAAAAATTCTGGTTTGAGTACATGCCTTTACATTTCACTGAAATCCAAAAATGTCATCTTGCTGGTGGTGCTTACTAGAAGATATGTCAGGAATAACCTAGGTCATAAAGATTCAACCTCTGgggtgcatgtacagtatgtctgtaCGACTTTTTGTACCAATCCATCTTGGAAATATTGAGATATTTATCTGGAGAACTCACAACATTGACCTGCTAGTGGCTCATGAACAAAATTTGAGAGGATCACTAGTAAGGATTCATCCTCTAGGGACCATGGCTATCTGAATCAATCTAATAATAGCGATATCTTATAGCCACAACATCTACATGGCTTATAATTGATTTCaagagaggacccaaacgcagagcTCTGAGCGAAGGACATTTATTTAGGGAAAAAGagggttgagggactggagggagaggtggatgccgggaaACACTGGCACAGGGAAACCGACGGGACTgggaccagggagccggggaacactggggccgaggaaagGAGGATGCAGGGGGGAACTGGGAGGATGCCGTGGGGGAAGCccaaagaggagaggagggaaaacagacaaagagacagggttagtgacagcagcaacaaagtACAGGGAAGGTGTGAAAGAGGTGTGTGACAGGCTGTGCTGTGCGCTGTTCATGTGTGATATATGGCATATATGGCAAGTGTGTGCCAAACACGTTAGGCACGGCAGGCGACAGTGACGCTGGGGAgaattgtgtttcttgtaaCTACAGAACACattgtgtgagccagctgtgGGTTAGCCAAATGGCTAACAAGCAGCCTGGGCttgctgcaaagctgcacatcGTCTCTCCCCTTGCCCCTCACCCTGCTCTCTTCCCTTGCCAGGCGAGCGGCGCAGCGAGGTGAGTGGCATAACAgacaggctgcagctggccgGATGGCTTTCATGCAGTCTGGCTCCGATGCCACAAGCAGAATATTTCCTCCTCGGCCCGCCACTGTCTCTACGAAATCAGTGGCTGCCATCATACCGCGTGGAGTGGCTGCACCTGGCCGTGCGGCCTTCATGCAGCATGGCTGCAATGTCGCAGGCAGACCTTCTCCTCTGTTGCCTGTCCCTGCCCTCCCCACCTCGTCGGGGGAGCGGCATGGTTACGGGCTCACGGGTGTGGCTGCCCAACCTCGTGCCCCGGCaactgtgtctgcctctgcCTACCTCCCCCCACTGGGAATGCAGTACGGCAGGGGACCCACGAGGGCGACTACACTCGTGTGGTCCCTTCCGCCACACAAGTGTGTCGAGACGGCCCTGGAGCCGCTGTGGCGGTCTGGCATCAGGGTCCTATTTTACCTGGAcgaactgctgctgctggctccGTCCCTGGACGAAGCGGTGGTGCAGATGGCCCAGCTAGTCGCACacctgtcttacctgggctTCACGATGAACTGGAAGAAGAGTGCTCCTTTCCCCTCCCATAGACTCACCTACTTTGGTGTGGTACTGGACTCCTCTCTCCGGAGAGCGTGgctctctcaggagagggtggatgctctgatggagctgctccactgttgtgaattattttggagcattacagcctaaattgttatcattaattactagagcaatggtggtctacattgtcatcatttaaagtgttattttatagtgtaaagttaggatcacagtgttaaaactctttagctctgagtgtatgtcctcctttctgtatctaactgcccaggctcagcagtagcacacgtgtgtgtgtgagcaagttcgTGTGCgttgggagaaaagggagggagcacagtgaggcagcatcaaaaacacttacaaaggaaaatatagaagcagattttgtgaaaattggattacaaaacatacatcagtatagtccatcacagtaagaatgtcctgtttctagcacggagcacaaacaacaccagtttattccataaaagtcaggttatggaagaaatggcatgatcaagcagagtgcatgcaaaggacacagagaggaggtgcaggcagtcagggactttcccagATTATAGCAGTAGTAGggaagagagccaagagatgatatgaagccaagaaacagagctataaaaggaggtgaaagtcagtcgttacatggttttcaagtcgactcgggtctctgttctggtaacagaatggggctctattttgcaccgatctctgtctgtgatgtctgtttttgttgataataaaaatgttggtaaaagttcaagctttcttatctggcccaagtcttgaatttttacacgacacCACCATGTTGTCCCATGAGTGGCGGTGGCAGCTCTGTCGCTCATGAAGCTCCTGGGCCTCATGTCGGCGGCTCACATGGTGGTTCCCCTGGCTGCAGCGGTGGTTCATCCGCTTGCGTGTCGTCCCCGGTCAGACAGAGACAGCGCCGATCCTGTCTGTGCCCCAGGTTCTGGCCTACTGGCGggaccctctctctctctctcggtcggGGTCCCACCTGGGCATGGTCACATCCcacatctgtctgtctccaacGGCTGCTGGTGGGGCAGCCGTGGAAACTCCACTGGAGGGGGGACGCTCTCTCTCAGGCAGGGGGTACGATCCGGAGTTACCCACTCCTCGACCAACCTCTCTGGGTCTGGCCACTGAGAGGCGATGCCTGGAGGGCTTAGATCTCTCCCGTGAGGTGATTCGCACCATCCAAGAGTCGAGAGCCGCctccactcagtcctcttactctTCTAAGTGGTCGGCTTTCCAGAGCTGGGTCTGGACCAGGGGACGGATCCGGTCACCTGTCCGCTGCCGGCTgtgctttcgttcctccagcTTCTCATGTACAGGGGGCTGGCGTTTAGTATGGCTAAAACCAACACTGCCACTCTTTCGTCCTGACACGATGACTTCGGGGACAGGACTGCGCTCTCCCACCGCCTGGTGAAACGCTTCCTTAGAGGCGTGCGAAGGCGCAGGCTGGTGACGCGTTAACCCAAGTCAAGTTTGAGCCTTTGGAGACTCCTGGCTCTGACATCAGCCAAAAGGGTCAgtgatctggctgccctctctgtggctccgtcGTGCCTCCGGATTCAGGGCGACGTCAGCTTGGCTATCCTGTGCCCTAACCCGACGTTCATGCCTAAAAGCATTACGAGCTCCTTTTGGTCGCGTGTCATCCTCCGGATGGCATCAGAGCGCACTCCACGAGAGGTGTCTCCTCCTCAGTGACATCTGCACGGCGGCCTCCTGGTTGTCCCCATGTTCTTTCGTACGTTTCTACCTGCGGGATGTCTCCCACCTCTTTCTGACTCACTCagagtgttttggctgagtgtGTGGTGCGCCCTCTCCCACGGGATTGTGTGGGGGGGTGGCAGCTAATGTGGTTGTTGTCGTGACCCCACCTCTGTACAGCTGCGGGGCCCCCCAACCAAGTTTCCCGACTTATGCATGGGTCGGCCCTCGgcctgcttcgcctctaacccaatagtgatagccttagagggtgaAGCCTATATGAAATAGAATGGgggttacgtattgtaacccggattctataAATATAGGCGCAGCCGAAGTTgtaggcctcactggaccttgcttctcagtgctgaagaaaaggcatttggagctgaaggctgggtctcaccgttgtatatatattcaaggtgcggacgtaggagaggcccacgctgtgggtgggcataGACTAGTGGGcgcgcggaaggggtaaacccaatagcgatagccttagaggctcccagtatgttttagaattgactttaaaatcttattgatcacttttaaagctcatCATGGTCtcttgccttgttatatttctgaccttttagtcccatacacaccagcacgtaccttgggATCCTCgtgcagaggtctgttgtctgttccagagtctcgactgaaaactaaaggggacagagcgtttgctgtcagggccccgaggctctggaacagcctgcccgaggaaatcaggtcggctgagtcagtgaactcttttaagtcccttcttaaaacatacttttataggagagcctttcccgattttatttgactttattttatcccttttattttattctattttacttattttatatttatctttgtgtattttagtcttttcaatgttttcttgcttttatcttgtattgtttttgtattattttttttggggtattattgtctttacacttaaagcactttgtaacttgtttttgagtgctctacaaataaagattattattattaatataatgaaCGTGAGTGTTCCTGCTTAGTGAAGTTACCTTTgacaaacaattatttcaatGTTATCTTTATGATCTCCATTTATTATCTATTCACTGAAACTTAAGCAGTTGCTGCAACAGCAGGCAGCTGGAGGCAATTCAGGTGTTAACAACCCTTTGTGCCCGATTGCTGCAATTTGCATCAAACTTAAAACTCCTCCTCTGAGTTATCATTCAGTCAAATCTTAACACAGATGATGATGAAACACACATGTTCAGTGTGGTGGTTCAGGATGTACTGGGACGGACACGGAAAGGCCTTTCAAGTGCCGTGTTTGGGACCAGCAGAGATGTTTGTAGgtattttaataaattgtgttgtaCTTGTATACAGTCAATTACATTATGAtaaagaccttcaagaaacttttgTGACACCCGCCTCTTAAGTTTGTATAAGTAAGGCgccactgcactgaacaagaccaggccAGACAAGCCTGATGTAgacaaagtgttaaaatattcaaatacaatCAAAAACAgtcccataaaatagagcaacacattctcaatcccgactcgtcacatattgatgcttggtcaaggccctttggcgtcgtcaagttagcaacgcttagtaacaacaaatatgcaacgtcaagttaggctttcaaaataaaacagtagcGTTTCGAAACCGACATTTTTAAACAGCGGATTATTAAAGTCCTGAAACagcaaaactacttggttatggtcatgaaaagatcatggttttggttacaATAATTATACGTATGTCAGTTAACACACAAATTAACTAACGTCACATCAATTTACGTaacttaaatgaaaatatttaatattgacttcttgtttcacacaggacacaaacacTCCTGCGGTTCAAAGTCAGGGttcaccccaaccacctccttactcaggcCTTTCTGTTAGATATCATACACCTACATTTActgtcaaaaactgacgctacaggacTTCCCCCACTGCgatgaactatgacgctaaagGGATCCCCAATGCTTTACAAACAGACatcgatgggtcttgaccatgtgtccatgtgacgagtcagggagtgagaacAAGGTTGAAAAATTAAAATCCCTCATCTTCAGCACTGAGTTGGCCTATTCCTGGGTCAGCTACCCTGTGCTGGACCCTGAGTCTGCTTGTACTGATTATACAGCTACATATGCATgaagaagaacatcagtaataatccataataataatccattttctaattctatCTATGAGTTATTGCCTACCCAGCTCTGCATACTGCGCCCTTTTCTTTTCGACATAGTTACCTTCTCTGTTGTGCTTCTCATGCAACCCAGCGCTGAGTTCAGCACCAACAAAACGTATTGACATTAAACTCGTCCTAAATGGAAAGTAAACTACTTTGATTGGCGCctttgagccaatcagatttcagtaTAAACGAGGATCGGTTCAAGTTGGGAGGGCCCGTATTGGTTTGGCTCAGTCTGATAGACACAGACAGCTTTCACCACTGCTGACTGGCCGGCACAGTCGTGGTTCAtttaaagaaactgaaaaataaaaactcttgaaCACCGGCCTAAAACGGACCGGGTGTTAAGGATTGTTCCCAAAATTCCCGATGGCCAATCCGCCCCCGGATTAAAAGACAATCCTTTTTGACTCCGAAACTTGCCTTCTTTTGAAACATATTCTACAGTGTAGACATAATCTAGTACACTGCAACTAGGAATTGCAAATGGCTAATATGGCAACTAGATGGTGACAATTTGCCAAAAAGTCAGCAAatacaggcaaaaaaaaaaaagggggccGAGTTGTACATCGATGATGATTGCTGATTGTAATGGGGGATGTTATAAGTTCTTTTTGTGTAACTTCAGTGCAGCAGTGTAACATAATTGAGAGTGGCCCCggtgcaaaacattttcttgtgCACCTCATCCAATAAGAAACTTTGGTGTAGACACAGGTGTACAGACACACAACGACTCCAAGCAGTTACAGCCTTTGATCTGCACCACAGACAGCGGCCGAAGAGCCAAACGCAAATCTTAAGGCCTGCCCTTGACTCACACCTGCTGTCTCCCACTACCAAACAACTGAAATAGCTTTAACCAGCCTGCAGtaacaaatcaacacaaagtAGCTGACACAGTACATGTTTACACCAAAGGACAAATAGCAGTCAAGAAAAGCACAGCATCTCATTATGACAACACAGTATGAATAAATGGAAGATGGCATCTGCATACGATCCATGTGGCAATTGTCTCGTGTCTCGTGAGCCCATGTGATCAGCTGGGTAAGTTGGTATGTAGGCCATTGCTTCAGTGGACTGAACCTTAAGCCCCTTCTGTGGGGCTGTTTAAAGGACAACAGGATTGGGGTGCagatgtgtgtaactgtgtaaataaaatttactcTGTGTAAATAAAGGTAAAAGAATATTTGACATAGattaatttcaatttaatttatatacCACCAAGTCATAAGAGAAATTATttaattgcacttttcatagagcTCATTTAAACCATAgactttgtaatattatttacagagactcAACACTTCTCATCATTAGCAAACgtgtaataacaataataatcataatagtgataataagaagaaaaacaattgTAGCAGCAGGTGTTCAGgcagaaatacctgcagaaaacaaaacttccggagagggaagaagtcaagCGCAGTGTTCTGGTGGGTACAAAGGTAcaaaggtactatgagctctttaagataagatggtgcctgaccattaagagctttgtaggtgagcagaaGGATGTGGTCTCACAAAGCTGCACTGTAAAGCTTGGGAACAGGTCCAAAACAATCAAATAATAAAGCCACATGTCAATATTCATTAACCACACCATGACACACTTTGCAGTGTCAGGGACACGTCCAATGCTAATTACCGGatatgaaaaaacatttgtacaATAACTTAATTTACATGGAAATTTAAGTTTCTCTTATGTCACCACTGACCCTAAGAGGGAGTTAGTTTCATCAGCTAGGAAGCTGTAACATGAAGGAGGCTCGTGAATGCGGTGAGGAGAACACAACACGACAGCCTATTAAttttaacataacattaaaCCGTCCACTTGGCAAACTATTTTAATCAGTCCTGTGCCCGATCTGTCCATAAGTTATGGAACAGAGACATTAACAGTCTCATCAAATTTTAACCAACTGTCAGGAAAATTTGCCAAAGAAaatatgtatgaatgtgtgtttctgtccagtACGAGAATATCAGGAGTTGGTTCCTCCAGATAAACAGCTGATGGAGCTAATTCTCCAGTAGGTGCCATTTTATCATTACAGAAGAAGAGGATGCAATGGGATGATATCAAAGAGCTCCACTCAAAGTTCAAATGGTGGAAAACATGTGGAAATCTTAAAATACTGCACCTCCACCACTGAAATGATTTGCTGAACTTTGCTCAGAGCAAATGATTACAGCTTTTAGGTTAACTTCTAGGGAAAAAGTAGAATTCCTACAGGACATCCTGCCTTTGCACAATCTGCCCTTTTTATTAGACATTAATGCATGGAATAAGCTCCCTGATACTTTGAGAAGATGCGTAGGTTTCATCATCCTGTCATGTGATGTCAAACATGTATCTGCCCAGGGCCTGCAGACGAGAAGTAGCTATAGGAGCTGGATCTGATACACATCTGTAACACATAGATCTCTTCTcttttaaatacatgttttgtacTTGCTgcctgacaaataaatgtaataaaactaaACTATTACCTGTTACCTTgtatcagtggttctcaaactggggctTGGGCCCCCCATGGAGGGCCACAGTGATTGATTCCACTTTTCATGGAGTCGGGGAGCTTAAACTTTTTTGGAGTACCACTGTCTTACATCAACATGAACCTAAAACCCGCATGTCTTATGCTACATGCTTTTGCAGAGTTAAACTGTGAGGGGCAGGTTGTCCATGTCTACCAGTCACAGGGTgggtggttcaatccccacgTCCTTCAGTCTGCATGTTGCATGTCCTTTGAAGTTGTCATAATTTAAGAAGACAAACTGAAACATTCAGCTGAATCTAGTGATATTAATATCTAACTGTAGAGCTTTCAGGTGACTGTCGTGTTAACACTCTCACTGACTTGAAACAAAGATTAGCCTTTAAAGTAAACAGCTGATGCCATCTGAACAGCTGTTAAGTTAATTATTTAGGCATCTCTTTTATAATCCACCATCAACTAAGGTGGAGCATGTATGTATAATGTACAGACGTACTTGTGTAAACATATTTAGTGATTATTGGATGGTCAGCTTGCTGTATATAAGTCTTTCTCAGCATCTACACTCAGGCTGAcactgagaagaagaagaagataatcCTCCAGCAGCTTTGCTtcacttttctctctccatttttttgttttctattttgttGTCACTTATTTGTAGGAGGACTGCGGTCGTTACTTCTGTTTCTGAAGTATTACTAACacatctgtctctctttgttgAAGGTAATCATCAACTTTTAAATCAGCATCACCTCCACCATGAAGACGCTGATTCTGTCTGCACTTCTTTGTGCTGTGATCACACTGACCAGAGCTGCTGGTGAGAGTCGCTGTTtgcaacatgtgtgtgtgttctgactgaGTTTGTTTGTGAGGAAAAATACACAGCAACATGATGGACATAATCACTAACTGGTGTGTTTAACTGTTCAGCTCTTTCAGACGCAAAGGATGAAGGTGGGGAAGTGGCAATAATTCAAGAAGGTGAATACATATTTCTTCACTGTGTTTTATAAACTTTGTCTGGAGACTCAACTTGACCCACTTCTCTTCTTTTGACTTGATCAGGAGAGCATCATATCTTGGAGAGGTCAACATCTTGTCCCCGTGGTTGGACTAAGATCAGTGATCGCTGTTTCCTCTTCGTTCCACGAACCATGACTTGGGCTCAGGCTGAGGTACAAGATGATTTGGATTTGATGCAGAGTGCTTCTACGTTGAGTTTGCTCTGTTTGTATGGACTTGCACACTTAACTTTACTTTGCATCTTCTTCTAGCTTTATTGTCCTCTTATGTTGTTTTTCTACCCcatctttttgtgtttgtctccaCTGTAGAGAAACTGTCTGTCCTTAGGTGCACACCTTGCATCCGTACGTAGAGCTGAGGAGTATCATCAGATTCAAAGGCTGATAGCAGATAAAACTCATGGGAATCCACAGACTTGGCTCGGAGCCTCTGACGGTGCAGAGGTATATAATAGTCATTTTTTATGGTTGAAGGTTCTTCCATTTGCTCAGGAAGGCCATGAGATGTGACCCCCTCCCTATGCAGACTTTGTTGCTCTATTACAACGTCACATGACAATGAAATGACTGATGCTGTTGTTCCTCTTCTGAGAACTTATATTAGACTTCATAATGAAATTTTTTTGTCAGAGCTTTATGGTCTTTGTAGTACTTGGTATTTACAGTGTTTGATTCAGTTTATATtgtcatttataaatttattCAATTCTGATTTGTGTTTTCTAGGAGGGTTTTTGGTTCTGGAGTGATGGTACGCCTTTCACCTTTTCATACTGGTGCAAAGGAGAGCCAAATAACGTTAGAGGCCAGCACTGTTTACAAATGAATGATGGAGGTAAATCAGAAATTATTTTACAAAGACAGTAATGTAGTATTGGTGGCAATAAAGGCCATATTAATGACACATTTGAGATCAGTTCATAAATGTATCCATCATTTCTTCAGCACATACCTCTGCCAAGGCTGTAAAGCCtctccatttattttttttatgatacaaaatgtttggttttaatCTTCATCAGCATCAAATGATAAATTCTGCTAAATAACCACGCTCATGTCTTTCTGATACACACAGGTAACAAATGCTGGGATGATATGCAGTGTCACAGTCACCTTCCATCCGTCTGTGTAAAGAAAACCAGCTGATTCCTGGGCTGACACAGAGGCATAAAGCACCTGGAAAAATCACAAACACGGGCAGATGTTCTTTAAACTCATCTCTCTGTTCATGCCATCAGTCTCATATGTACCCTGAAGGCTCTATATCTCatttcatgtctttattttaatttctatcGCTGTAACGCTACTTAAGGAATGAAGCGACAAGTGAATTAAGAAGATCTGGACTGTCTCTGAGGCTTTGTGCCTTTAATAAGAGCAGACTGAATGTGTGAAAAGAATGCTTTTAGCACCAACTTATTCTGCAGAGTGAACTGTGCTTTATTGTCTAATGCAAATTAAAAGCCTTGAAGCATTGAAACAAGCTGGtctgtgagtttgttttaaatCTGATGTGTTTAAGGGTTTAACTTCACTGTTCAGCAGTCAGTAAACAATATAAAGAAGTTATCTTGTTGGAAACGAGAGGAGGTGCTGCAAgaaatatatgctcctcaatcaaatacaattttaaatatgtCTAGTAAAAATACTAGAAAATCATTATGTGGCAGACAGCCTTGATAACTATctaaattataggctaattatgcgaaacactgctttcacttccaccccccttcacccccaaaccaAGCAGTCTCTCCCAactttaactaatatcatattcataacagcagcaaggagtgtgttttttttactaaacatataacaccaccggctgaaataaaaaattaaagcaagtaaatcctgacttttgaacagctgtttttctgcacatgtagccaaTTTACAggagcagtattcagtattttttctaaacgttacgttaacgccactctctccagacagtccaagcatcactgacagtag
Proteins encoded in this region:
- the LOC123980379 gene encoding type-2 ice-structuring protein-like isoform X2 — translated: MKTLILSALLCAVITLTRAAALSDAKDEGGEVAIIQEGEHHILERSTSCPRGWTKISDRCFLFVPRTMTWAQAERNCLSLGAHLASVRRAEEYHQIQRLIADKTHGNPQTWLGASDGAEEGFWFWSDGTPFTFSYWCKGEPNNVRGQHCLQMNDGGNKCWDDMQCHSHLPSVCVKKTS